A genomic stretch from Mycobacterium cookii includes:
- a CDS encoding metallophosphoesterase family protein, giving the protein MRFVHTADWQLGMTRHFLAGDAQPRYSAARRDAVAGLGPLAAGAGAEFVVVSGDVFEDNQLAPTIVSQSLEAMRAIGIPVYLLPGNHDPLNAASVYTSALFKTECPANVRVLDRPGVHEVRPGLQIVAAPWRSKAPTTDLVADVLDGLPADGVVRVLVAHGGVDALDPDPAKRSLIRLAGVENALARGAIHYVALGDKHSLTEVGGTGRVWYSGSPEVTNYDDVEADPGHVLIVDIDEADPQHPVTVDAPHVGRWRFGTLNRDVNNSRDIADLDMNLDLMPDKDRTVLRLALIGSLTVTDRAALDACLDKYSRLFASLRVWESHSDLAVIPADGEFSDLGIGGFAAAAVEELVTVARAGDDETAGDAQAALALLLRLSDHGEQGRGAA; this is encoded by the coding sequence ATGCGATTCGTGCACACCGCCGACTGGCAGCTCGGCATGACCCGTCACTTCCTCGCGGGCGATGCGCAACCGCGTTATTCGGCCGCCCGGCGTGACGCGGTGGCCGGGCTCGGTCCGCTTGCAGCCGGTGCCGGCGCTGAGTTCGTGGTGGTCTCCGGGGACGTGTTCGAAGATAACCAGTTGGCGCCGACGATCGTCAGCCAGTCACTGGAAGCCATGCGCGCCATCGGGATTCCCGTCTACCTGCTGCCCGGTAACCACGATCCGCTGAACGCCGCGTCGGTGTACACCAGCGCGCTGTTCAAGACCGAATGTCCGGCCAACGTTCGGGTGCTCGATCGGCCCGGCGTTCACGAGGTCCGGCCAGGCCTGCAGATCGTCGCCGCGCCGTGGCGGTCCAAGGCGCCGACCACCGATCTGGTCGCCGACGTGCTCGACGGGCTGCCGGCCGACGGCGTCGTCAGGGTGCTGGTTGCGCACGGCGGTGTCGACGCGCTCGACCCCGATCCGGCCAAGCGGTCACTGATCCGGCTGGCCGGTGTGGAGAATGCACTGGCCCGCGGCGCAATCCATTACGTGGCGCTCGGCGACAAGCATTCGTTGACCGAAGTCGGTGGCACCGGCCGCGTCTGGTATTCGGGTTCGCCGGAGGTCACCAACTACGACGACGTCGAAGCCGATCCCGGTCACGTGCTGATCGTCGACATCGACGAGGCGGACCCGCAGCATCCGGTGACCGTCGATGCTCCCCACGTCGGGCGCTGGCGATTCGGCACGTTGAACCGGGATGTGAACAACAGCCGTGACATCGCTGACCTGGACATGAACCTCGACCTGATGCCCGACAAGGACCGAACTGTGTTGCGGCTGGCGCTGATTGGTTCGCTGACTGTCACTGACCGCGCCGCGCTGGACGCGTGCCTGGACAAGTATTCGCGACTGTTCGCATCGCTGCGGGTGTGGGAAAGTCACAGCGATCTGGCGGTGATTCCCGCCGACGGTGAATTCAGCGACCTGGGTATCGGCGGGTTCGCCGCCGCAGCGGTTGAGGAGTTGGTGACGGTCGCCCGCGCCGGCGACGACGAGACGGCCGGCGACGCGCAGGCGGCGCTCGCGCTGTTGTTGCGGCTGAGCGATCACGGCGAGCAGGGGCGGGGTGCGGCATGA
- a CDS encoding cytochrome P450: MTATVDRLQVGALPLAPKNPLPIRQVLKAARELHTGLTLLSEAGGPVTRFVPLPKFLAPALVLVSSPSGVRDVLGRADGLTERCLIHQEVRNVAGDNLFVLLNKEWAPRRRALQPVFTRHNVDGFGGHMTQAAQTFADHWREVGDIDLDAECRRLAMRSLGRSILGVDVNEFGDDIAQNMHVASTYATDRALRPVRAPRWLPTPSRRRARAAVATMRRVTRDILQACRADPTRDAPLVHALIAATDPDTGRTLSDDDICGELLIFMLSGHDTTATMLTYALWQLGHHPDMQDRVAAEVAEIGDRELTPHDVPRLAYTAQVLNESLRLCPPAAGVGRLALSDIEVDGYRVEAGTIVAVAISALHRDPALWDRPQVFDPDRFSPENSANRARWQFIPFAAGPRSCIGEHFAMLVSTLALATIVRTVRVGSTDKDFPLESPCTTVAKGPIPARVDARR, encoded by the coding sequence GTGACCGCGACGGTCGACAGACTTCAGGTTGGTGCGCTTCCGCTGGCGCCGAAAAACCCGCTGCCCATTCGGCAGGTGCTGAAGGCAGCGCGGGAGTTGCACACCGGTCTGACCCTGCTGAGCGAGGCCGGCGGGCCGGTGACCCGGTTCGTCCCGCTGCCCAAGTTCCTTGCCCCGGCCCTGGTGCTGGTCAGCTCGCCCAGCGGGGTGCGCGACGTGTTGGGACGCGCGGACGGGCTCACCGAGCGATGCCTGATCCACCAGGAAGTGCGGAACGTGGCGGGCGACAACCTCTTTGTGCTGCTCAACAAAGAGTGGGCTCCGCGCCGCCGCGCACTGCAACCGGTGTTCACCCGACACAACGTCGACGGCTTCGGCGGGCACATGACGCAGGCGGCGCAAACGTTCGCCGATCACTGGCGCGAGGTAGGTGACATCGACCTCGACGCTGAGTGCCGCCGCCTCGCCATGCGGTCGCTCGGCCGCTCGATTCTCGGTGTCGACGTCAACGAATTCGGCGACGACATCGCGCAGAACATGCACGTGGCATCGACCTACGCGACCGACCGCGCATTACGGCCTGTCCGTGCGCCGCGGTGGCTCCCGACGCCGTCACGCCGCCGCGCCCGCGCCGCGGTTGCGACGATGCGCCGGGTCACCAGGGACATCCTGCAGGCGTGCCGTGCAGATCCGACCCGCGATGCACCGCTGGTGCACGCGTTGATCGCGGCCACCGACCCGGACACTGGCCGGACGCTGTCCGACGACGACATCTGCGGCGAGCTGCTGATCTTCATGCTGTCCGGCCACGACACGACGGCGACGATGCTGACCTACGCGTTGTGGCAACTCGGGCACCATCCCGACATGCAGGACCGAGTCGCCGCCGAGGTTGCCGAGATCGGCGACCGAGAACTGACGCCCCACGATGTGCCGCGGCTGGCATACACCGCCCAGGTGCTCAACGAGTCGTTGCGGCTGTGCCCGCCGGCCGCGGGGGTCGGCCGGTTGGCGCTGAGTGACATCGAGGTGGACGGCTACCGGGTGGAAGCGGGCACCATCGTCGCGGTCGCAATCAGTGCGCTGCACCGGGATCCGGCCTTGTGGGATCGGCCGCAGGTGTTCGACCCCGATCGGTTCAGCCCGGAGAACTCCGCGAACCGTGCCCGCTGGCAGTTCATCCCGTTCGCCGCCGGGCCACGTTCGTGCATAGGGGAACACTTCGCGATGCTGGTGTCGACCCTTGCGCTGGCCACCATCGTCCGGACTGTCCGGGTCGGTTCGACGGACAAGGACTTTCCGCTCGAATCGCCATGCACCACTGTCGCCAAGGGGCCGATCCCGGCCCGCGTCGACGCGCGACGCTAA
- a CDS encoding ABC transporter family substrate-binding protein: MASVRRLALLVVACVVAAGCSDGYRDVVGRRAVQVGTTSDINPQDPATLRDGGDLRLAISAFPANFNELNIDGNTANVASIVAPTLPGAFITQADGTLRLNTDYFTAAELTSSSPQVVTYTINPKAVWSDGSPITWEDLKAEVDACSGRDKRYLMASKAGFQRVASVTEGVDDRQAVVTFDHPYAEWRGMFAGGMQPRSMTRDPEAFNNGQLNAPGPSAGPFLVSRVERSAQRIVLTRNPRWWGRKPRLNSITFLVLDSSAVIPALQNNAIDAAGVGTLDDMVTADRTPGVVIRSAPAPTWYHFTFNGAPGSVLADEKLRLAICRGIDRQTIVNVVQHGLTDHPLPLDNHIYVVGQVGYQNNSAPAAYNPEQAGKDLDALGWRRLGAWREKDGRQLVIRDVLYDSPSGRQIALVAQQNLADIGVKLVLDVKAGNGFFNQHVSVGDFDVVQFGWMGNAFPLSALPQIYASDGDGNFGKIGNPAIDAKIDQTMSELDEGRARDLANQVDTMLWQEGFNLPLFQSPGDIAVRTDLANFGAPGLADVDYTAVGFMR, encoded by the coding sequence GTGGCTAGCGTTCGCAGGCTCGCGCTGCTTGTCGTCGCGTGCGTGGTCGCGGCGGGATGTTCGGACGGCTACCGCGACGTCGTCGGCCGGCGGGCGGTGCAAGTCGGGACGACCAGCGACATCAACCCGCAGGACCCGGCGACCCTGCGCGACGGCGGCGATCTGCGGCTGGCGATCAGCGCGTTTCCGGCGAACTTCAACGAGCTCAACATCGACGGCAACACCGCCAACGTCGCGTCGATCGTCGCTCCGACGTTGCCCGGGGCATTCATCACGCAGGCGGACGGAACGCTGCGACTCAACACCGACTACTTCACAGCCGCGGAGCTGACCAGTTCCAGCCCGCAAGTCGTCACGTACACGATCAACCCGAAAGCGGTGTGGAGCGACGGCTCGCCGATCACCTGGGAAGACCTCAAGGCCGAGGTCGACGCGTGCAGCGGCCGCGACAAGCGCTATCTGATGGCCAGCAAGGCCGGGTTCCAGCGGGTCGCATCGGTCACCGAGGGCGTCGACGACCGCCAGGCGGTGGTCACGTTCGACCACCCGTACGCGGAGTGGCGCGGGATGTTCGCCGGCGGAATGCAGCCACGCAGCATGACCCGCGATCCGGAGGCGTTCAACAACGGTCAACTCAACGCGCCCGGACCGTCGGCCGGGCCGTTCCTGGTGTCGCGGGTCGAGCGCAGCGCGCAGCGGATCGTGCTGACCCGCAATCCCCGGTGGTGGGGACGCAAACCACGGCTGAACTCGATCACGTTCCTGGTGCTCGACTCGTCCGCGGTCATCCCCGCGCTGCAGAACAACGCGATCGATGCCGCCGGTGTGGGCACGCTCGACGACATGGTCACCGCCGACCGAACCCCGGGCGTGGTGATCCGCAGTGCGCCCGCACCGACCTGGTATCACTTCACCTTCAACGGCGCGCCCGGGTCGGTGCTGGCCGACGAGAAGCTGCGCCTGGCGATCTGTCGCGGCATCGACCGTCAGACGATCGTCAATGTCGTACAGCATGGCCTGACCGATCACCCGCTGCCGCTGGACAACCACATCTACGTGGTCGGCCAGGTCGGCTACCAAAACAACAGCGCGCCAGCCGCTTACAACCCCGAGCAGGCCGGCAAGGATCTGGATGCGCTGGGCTGGCGGCGGCTCGGGGCCTGGCGGGAGAAAGATGGCCGTCAGCTCGTTATCCGCGACGTGCTCTACGACTCACCGTCAGGTCGGCAGATCGCTCTGGTCGCACAGCAGAACCTGGCGGACATCGGTGTCAAGCTGGTGCTCGACGTCAAGGCGGGCAACGGATTCTTCAATCAGCACGTCAGCGTCGGCGACTTCGACGTCGTGCAATTCGGGTGGATGGGCAACGCATTTCCGCTGTCCGCGCTGCCGCAGATCTACGCCTCCGACGGCGACGGGAACTTCGGCAAGATTGGCAATCCCGCGATCGACGCCAAGATCGACCAGACGATGTCCGAATTGGACGAGGGCCGGGCGCGCGACCTGGCCAACCAGGTCGACACGATGTTGTGGCAAGAGGGTTTCAACCTGCCGCTGTTCCAGTCGCCCGGCGATATCGCGGTCCGCACCGATCTGGCCAACTTCGGCGCGCCCGGACTGGCCGACGTCGATTACACCGCGGTCGGGTTCATGCGCTGA
- a CDS encoding DUF3558 domain-containing protein encodes MSVRRRVLVGVAVLATALSASTGCTRSVDGTAVKAGAGDNVPRNNSSEQQYPNLQKECEVLTTDVLAKTVGADPQDIQSTFVGAICRWQAANPGGLIDITRFWFEQGSLANERKVAEFLKYQIEQRAIAGVPSIVMRPNDPNGSCGVASDAAGVVGWWVNPQVPGIDACAQALKLMELTLSTNS; translated from the coding sequence ATGAGCGTGCGCCGTCGGGTCCTGGTGGGTGTCGCGGTGCTGGCCACCGCGCTGTCGGCGTCGACCGGCTGCACGAGGTCGGTGGACGGCACCGCGGTGAAAGCGGGCGCCGGTGACAACGTGCCGCGCAACAACTCCTCCGAGCAGCAGTACCCGAATCTGCAAAAAGAGTGTGAAGTCCTGACCACCGATGTGTTGGCCAAGACGGTGGGCGCCGACCCGCAGGACATTCAGAGCACGTTCGTCGGGGCGATCTGCCGCTGGCAGGCGGCTAATCCCGGCGGCCTGATCGACATCACCCGCTTCTGGTTCGAGCAGGGCAGCCTGGCCAACGAACGCAAGGTCGCCGAATTCCTGAAGTACCAGATCGAGCAACGGGCGATCGCCGGTGTGCCATCCATCGTGATGCGGCCGAACGATCCCAACGGCTCCTGTGGCGTCGCCAGCGACGCCGCGGGCGTGGTCGGATGGTGGGTGAACCCGCAAGTGCCCGGTATCGACGCCTGCGCGCAGGCGCTCAAACTCATGGAGTTGACGCTCTCCACCAACTCCTGA
- a CDS encoding SixA phosphatase family protein encodes MSDHIRTLVLLRHAKSAYPAGVADHDRPLAPRGKREAALAGDWLRTSLPKIDAVLCSTATRARETLAHTGIDAPVRYVDRLYDATPGTVIDEINGVGDDATVLLLVAHEPTMTQLALGLTRTDTTNTDAAERISSKFPTSAMAVLRFTRSWKDVELGSAELDAFHVPR; translated from the coding sequence GTGAGCGACCACATCCGCACACTCGTCCTGTTGCGGCACGCCAAGTCGGCTTATCCGGCGGGCGTGGCCGACCACGATCGGCCGCTGGCACCCCGTGGAAAGCGCGAAGCCGCCCTGGCCGGCGACTGGTTGCGGACCAGCCTGCCGAAGATCGACGCGGTGCTCTGCTCGACGGCGACCCGCGCACGCGAAACCTTGGCGCACACCGGCATCGACGCACCCGTGCGCTACGTCGACCGGCTCTACGACGCGACCCCGGGCACGGTGATCGACGAGATCAACGGCGTCGGCGACGATGCCACCGTCTTGCTGCTCGTCGCGCACGAGCCCACGATGACTCAGCTGGCGCTGGGACTGACCCGCACCGACACCACCAACACCGATGCCGCCGAACGCATCTCGTCGAAGTTCCCGACGTCGGCGATGGCGGTGTTGCGCTTCACCCGCAGCTGGAAAGACGTCGAACTCGGTTCAGCCGAGCTCGACGCCTTTCACGTGCCGCGTTGA
- a CDS encoding DUF3558 domain-containing protein, which yields MRRNVAALACAAATLIPIAAACSDSGSNQSQSSGSTAPASGQGNHGPMFPQCGGINDETVTKLTQINGLVNTAKNSVGCQWLAGGGILGPHFSFSWYRGSPIGRERKTEELSRSSVEDVNINGHGGFIAVGNDPQLGDSLCEVGIQFSDDFIEWSVNFSQKPFPDACNVAKELARQTIANSK from the coding sequence GTGCGGCGGAACGTGGCGGCGCTGGCGTGCGCGGCAGCGACTTTGATTCCGATTGCGGCCGCGTGCTCTGATTCCGGCTCCAATCAATCCCAGTCATCCGGGTCGACGGCGCCGGCGTCGGGGCAGGGCAATCACGGTCCGATGTTCCCGCAGTGCGGCGGCATCAACGACGAGACGGTGACCAAGCTGACTCAGATAAACGGGCTGGTCAACACCGCCAAGAATTCCGTGGGCTGCCAGTGGCTGGCCGGCGGCGGGATCCTCGGCCCGCACTTCTCGTTCTCCTGGTACCGCGGCAGCCCGATCGGCCGGGAACGCAAGACCGAAGAGCTGTCCCGCTCCAGCGTGGAGGACGTCAACATCAACGGCCACGGCGGTTTCATTGCGGTCGGCAACGATCCGCAGCTCGGAGACTCGCTGTGCGAGGTGGGCATCCAGTTCTCCGACGACTTCATCGAGTGGTCGGTGAACTTCAGTCAGAAGCCGTTCCCTGATGCCTGCAACGTCGCCAAAGAGCTGGCGCGTCAAACGATTGCGAACTCGAAATGA
- a CDS encoding AAA family ATPase has product MKLHRLVLKNYRGIDYREIDFPDHGVVVVSGANEVGKSSMVEALDLLLESKDRSTKKEVKQVKPTHADVGSEITAEISAGAYRFIYRKRFHKKPETQLTVLEPRREQHSGDEAHDRVQAMLAETVDTELWHAQRVLQSASTDAVNLSGCDALTRALDVAAGDAAALSGTEPLLIERIDAEFARYFTPTGRPTGEWAVAIKALEAANQEVERCAAAVAEVDDRVQRHAALTVELAEITGQQGAAATRQTAARAAADAIARLTEQVREAELIAAAATATSAASTAAHTERTRLRSESDSRTAAVVALEEEAREATEAQAVAREVTVEADAAVERADQSLVAAQRRAETARGQVDDLARRDETQRLTTRLAKIDAALSGRDEVAKELSMITVTDDLLRQIEQHAAAVDRTEGQLALVSATVEFVAAADIELVVGSQRVTLPAGDSWSTVANAETDIEIAGVVTARVTPGASALEVQEKHAAAQEKLTAALAAAQAVDLESARQADRRRRELQSTRAQLTATLAGLSGDDDIDKLRSRLAELQALPAVSDDIDAGAARAELLEAVAARAQAEVDCDTHRKVAALAMNKLNEITAQVTRADDKLVTQRAELVTVAGRLAEQRAAVSDEQLTAAVEADATAARAAAGRVAELSEELAAKAPEIVAAELTDAVEAVAALRQRHDEAERMLHEIAAQLAVFGTEGRKGKLDAAEIDAEHARGEHDRVGRRARAVQLLRDVMTRHRDATRLRYVEPFRAELERLGKPVFGPSFEVDIDTDLCILNRTLDGRTVPYESLSGGAKEQLGILARLAGAALVAKEDAVPILIDDALGFTDPERLVKMAAVFDTLGEHGQVIVLTCTPARYDGVKDARRIELCA; this is encoded by the coding sequence ATGAAACTGCATCGGTTGGTCTTGAAGAACTATCGCGGAATCGACTACCGCGAGATCGACTTTCCCGATCACGGGGTGGTCGTCGTGTCCGGCGCCAACGAGGTCGGCAAGTCGTCGATGGTCGAGGCGCTTGATCTGCTGCTGGAATCCAAGGACCGTTCGACCAAGAAAGAGGTCAAACAGGTCAAGCCCACGCACGCCGACGTCGGATCGGAGATCACCGCCGAGATCAGTGCGGGCGCTTACCGTTTCATCTATCGCAAGCGCTTCCACAAAAAGCCGGAGACGCAGCTGACGGTGCTCGAACCGCGGCGCGAACAACACAGTGGCGACGAGGCGCACGACCGTGTGCAAGCCATGCTGGCCGAGACCGTGGACACCGAATTGTGGCATGCCCAACGGGTTTTGCAGTCGGCGTCGACGGATGCGGTGAACCTCTCGGGTTGCGACGCGCTCACCCGGGCGCTCGACGTCGCAGCAGGCGATGCGGCCGCGCTGTCTGGAACCGAGCCACTACTGATTGAGCGGATCGACGCCGAGTTCGCCCGGTATTTCACCCCGACCGGCCGCCCCACCGGCGAGTGGGCGGTCGCGATCAAGGCGCTGGAAGCGGCCAATCAGGAAGTCGAACGGTGCGCCGCCGCTGTCGCCGAGGTCGACGACCGGGTGCAACGGCACGCCGCGCTGACCGTCGAGCTGGCCGAGATCACCGGACAGCAAGGTGCTGCCGCTACCCGACAGACCGCGGCGCGGGCGGCCGCCGACGCCATCGCCCGGCTCACCGAACAGGTCCGGGAGGCCGAGCTGATTGCCGCGGCCGCGACCGCAACCAGCGCCGCGTCAACGGCCGCGCACACCGAGCGGACCCGGCTGCGCAGCGAAAGTGATTCGCGCACAGCCGCGGTCGTCGCCCTGGAGGAGGAAGCCCGCGAGGCAACCGAGGCCCAGGCGGTCGCGCGCGAGGTGACTGTCGAGGCCGACGCTGCCGTCGAGCGGGCCGACCAGAGTCTGGTCGCCGCCCAGCGGCGCGCCGAGACCGCACGCGGTCAGGTCGACGATCTGGCCCGCCGCGACGAGACGCAACGCCTGACCACTAGGCTCGCGAAAATCGATGCCGCGCTGAGTGGACGCGACGAGGTGGCGAAAGAGCTGTCGATGATCACCGTGACCGACGACCTGCTGCGCCAGATCGAGCAGCACGCCGCCGCGGTCGACCGGACCGAAGGCCAGCTCGCATTGGTCTCGGCGACAGTCGAATTCGTTGCCGCCGCCGACATCGAACTGGTCGTCGGCAGCCAGCGGGTGACGTTGCCGGCCGGCGACAGCTGGTCGACCGTCGCGAATGCCGAGACCGACATCGAGATTGCCGGCGTCGTGACTGCCCGCGTCACGCCGGGCGCGTCGGCGCTCGAGGTTCAAGAGAAACACGCTGCGGCGCAAGAGAAGTTGACCGCAGCGCTGGCGGCGGCACAGGCCGTGGATCTGGAATCGGCACGACAGGCCGACCGTCGGCGCCGCGAACTGCAGAGCACCCGCGCTCAGCTCACCGCGACGTTGGCCGGACTGTCCGGCGACGACGACATCGACAAGCTGCGCTCCCGGCTCGCTGAATTGCAAGCTTTGCCAGCTGTTTCCGACGATATCGACGCCGGCGCCGCGCGTGCCGAACTGCTCGAGGCAGTCGCGGCCCGCGCCCAGGCCGAAGTCGACTGCGATACCCACCGCAAGGTTGCGGCGCTGGCGATGAACAAACTCAACGAGATCACCGCGCAGGTAACGCGGGCAGACGACAAGCTGGTCACCCAGCGCGCCGAGTTGGTCACCGTCGCCGGCCGGCTGGCCGAACAACGGGCGGCGGTCTCCGACGAGCAACTGACCGCGGCGGTGGAGGCCGACGCAACGGCGGCGCGGGCCGCTGCTGGCCGCGTCGCGGAACTGTCTGAAGAGTTGGCTGCCAAGGCGCCCGAGATCGTCGCGGCAGAGCTGACTGATGCCGTCGAGGCGGTCGCGGCCCTGCGTCAGCGCCACGATGAGGCGGAACGCATGTTGCACGAGATCGCGGCGCAGCTAGCGGTATTCGGCACCGAAGGCCGCAAGGGCAAGCTCGACGCGGCCGAGATCGACGCCGAGCACGCCCGTGGCGAGCACGACCGGGTCGGGCGGCGGGCCAGGGCGGTGCAGCTACTGCGCGACGTGATGACGCGTCACCGCGACGCCACCCGGCTGCGCTACGTCGAGCCGTTCCGCGCCGAACTTGAGCGGCTCGGAAAGCCGGTCTTCGGGCCAAGTTTCGAGGTCGACATCGACACCGACCTGTGCATCCTCAACCGCACCCTCGACGGTCGCACCGTTCCCTACGAGTCGCTGTCGGGTGGGGCCAAGGAGCAACTCGGCATCCTCGCGCGGCTGGCCGGAGCGGCACTGGTCGCCAAAGAGGACGCCGTCCCGATCCTGATCGACGACGCGCTCGGCTTCACCGATCCCGAGCGACTGGTCAAGATGGCCGCGGTGTTCGACACCTTGGGGGAGCACGGACAGGTCATCGTATTGACGTGCACGCCGGCCCGATACGACGGCGTCAAGGACGCGCGGCGAATCGAGCTGTGCGCCTGA